Proteins encoded by one window of Martelella endophytica:
- a CDS encoding ABC transporter permease, with protein MTGIRRFFARNWSILAVIAAWQAWVTIAELNSIVLPGPLPVARDIATNPGLYLANAAQTLAVSASGLVIGFALGILVAVLAWCSRLLSGMLTPIGLIFSSIPIVALIPILARILGYDISTVVAIVAVSAFFPTFVFAGAGLNDLPRGAPDLFAVFGASRIQRFYRLVLPSAVPNMMIALRLIVPESVLAAILAEFLMGRSGLGFLFREATGRFAMERALGTSLVAAVTAIICFFLAQRAERAVKARWS; from the coding sequence ATGACCGGAATCCGACGCTTCTTCGCCCGCAACTGGAGCATTCTCGCCGTCATCGCCGCATGGCAGGCCTGGGTTACGATTGCCGAACTCAATTCGATCGTTCTGCCCGGACCACTGCCGGTCGCCCGCGATATCGCCACCAATCCCGGGCTCTACCTTGCCAATGCGGCCCAGACGCTTGCCGTCTCGGCCAGCGGCCTCGTCATCGGCTTTGCGCTCGGTATTCTTGTCGCGGTGCTGGCATGGTGCTCGCGGCTCCTCTCCGGCATGCTGACGCCGATCGGGCTGATCTTTTCGTCGATCCCGATTGTCGCGCTCATTCCGATCCTCGCCCGCATTCTGGGCTACGACATATCGACCGTGGTGGCGATTGTCGCGGTATCGGCCTTCTTCCCGACCTTTGTTTTTGCGGGTGCGGGGCTGAACGATCTGCCGCGCGGCGCGCCCGATCTCTTCGCCGTCTTCGGTGCAAGCCGCATTCAGCGTTTCTATCGTCTGGTCCTGCCATCGGCGGTTCCCAACATGATGATCGCGCTTCGCCTCATCGTGCCGGAATCCGTCCTGGCCGCCATTCTTGCCGAGTTTCTGATGGGCCGCTCGGGCCTCGGCTTCCTGTTTCGCGAGGCAACCGGCCGCTTTGCCATGGAGCGTGCACTGGGCACGTCGCTGGTTGCCGCCGTCACCGCGATTATCTGCTTCTTCCTTGCGCAGCGGGCCGAACGCGCCGTCAAGGCGCGCTGGTCGTAA
- a CDS encoding ATPase AAA gives MIKVQQPPDPWQRTTTENGFAADEVISALQKCLRRGMLENAILLGWEMFLTSPEMEEMMWSRLCVIAVEDVGTGNPNLPVIVETLYQQHKRYPRPVGDRFLFAAHVIRLIAGSEKERTSDDLVNWARRSVELGENLPQIPDVALDMHTGRGQEMGRDYRFFMEEASKVIPEKAGRDTKWREWILAALDAGKLK, from the coding sequence ATGATCAAGGTTCAACAACCGCCGGATCCGTGGCAGCGTACGACCACGGAAAATGGCTTCGCCGCTGACGAGGTCATCTCCGCGCTGCAGAAATGCCTGCGCCGCGGCATGCTCGAAAACGCAATCCTGCTCGGCTGGGAAATGTTTCTCACCAGCCCCGAGATGGAAGAGATGATGTGGTCGCGCCTTTGCGTGATCGCCGTGGAAGACGTCGGCACCGGCAATCCCAACCTGCCAGTGATCGTTGAAACGCTCTACCAGCAGCACAAACGCTACCCCCGCCCGGTCGGCGACCGCTTCCTGTTTGCCGCCCATGTCATCCGCCTGATCGCGGGTTCGGAGAAGGAACGCACCTCGGACGACCTCGTCAACTGGGCCCGCCGTTCCGTCGAGCTTGGCGAAAACCTGCCGCAAATCCCGGATGTCGCGCTCGACATGCACACCGGACGCGGCCAGGAAATGGGGCGCGATTACCGCTTCTTCATGGAAGAGGCCTCGAAGGTCATTCCCGAAAAGGCCGGTCGTGACACCAAGTGGCGTGAATGGATCCTCGCCGCTCTGGACGCGGGCAAACTGAAATGA